The DNA segment GTAGTTTTGTTTGATACAATAGAGATACGGCGCACTGAGCTTAAAAACTCACCCCTGTCAATCACTAACTTGTTAGGATTTTCTTTGGGGATAACCGCGTTATAATCAGGGTAACGTTCGTCAATCAAGCGGCACACCAAACTCACATCACCAAACGAGAAGAACGCGTTGGCGTTGTTAAAATCAACACGCACAGCAGTTTCATCATCCTTCAACGATGATTTTAGCAGGTTAGATGCCTTTTTAGGTAAGATAAACGATTGCTCAACACCGGGGGCAACATCCACACGTTTGTAGCGCACCAAACGGTTTGCATCAGTAGCTACAAAAGAGATGTCGTTATTTTTCAACTCAACAAAAATACCGGTAAGGTTCAGACGCAATTCATCATTACCCGTAGCAAATACTGTTTTGGCTATAGCCTTCAACAATACCTCGCTCTTAATGCTGAATGATTTATCGCTTTCTACCTCTGGTATTTTTGGGAAATCTTCACCGGGCTGACCTGCAAGTTTAAAGCGGCCGTTACCCGAGCTGATTTCGATAGCATGGGTTTTTTCATCAATAGTAAACGTAAGCGGCTGATCAGGCAGCGAACGCAAAATATCAAGACAAAGTTTAGAGGGTACAGCTATCTGGCCTTCTTCCTGTGCTTCTACCTTCAAGGTAGTAGTCATACTGGTTTCAAGGTCAGTAGCACTAATGGTAAGGTTACCTTCCTTAATGTCAAACAAGAAGTTCTCTAAAATAGGAATAACCGCCTTTGATACCACCACACCACTCACCACCGAAAGGTGCTCCAGCAAAACTGTTTTGGAAACTATAAACTTCATACCTTGCTCTACTATTGTTGTTATTTAAAATGCCAAAATTAGGGGCACTGTGCAATATAGTCAATTGTTATTTATCTACATTTATTTGTTCAGGGTGTTCGCAAGGTGTGTTTAAGTAAACACAATCCCTCTCATACAGGCGTATATCTGTAAAGTAATTACCTGCTACAATGTAATAGTGTTTGGAAACGAAAGATGCACCCGTCCTTCTAACACGGCTTTTTTATAGGCCAATGGTGTAATTGTAGTAAATGCCTTAAACGTTCTAATAAAATGGGCTTGGTCGTAAAAACCGTTATCCAATGCCACATCCACCAACGGAATGCGCGGGTGGTTGGCTATCTGGGCAATGGCTGCGTTCACTTGTTTCAGCCGCAAATACTTTTGCGGACTTAGCCCGTACACTTCACTAAACGCATGAATAAACTTTTTGTGCGAAAATCGCTTTTCGTCCAAAAACTGTTTAATACGTCCCTTTTGCAAAGGCTCTTGGGTAGTTATTTCGGCAAACTCCAACACATCTTCGGCTGTTTTTGCAGGTTGTGCCGCCTTTAACAAAAACCTTTCAAGGTGCTTAATTTTATCCG comes from the Bacteroidota bacterium genome and includes:
- the dnaN gene encoding DNA polymerase III subunit beta translates to MKFIVSKTVLLEHLSVVSGVVVSKAVIPILENFLFDIKEGNLTISATDLETSMTTTLKVEAQEEGQIAVPSKLCLDILRSLPDQPLTFTIDEKTHAIEISSGNGRFKLAGQPGEDFPKIPEVESDKSFSIKSEVLLKAIAKTVFATGNDELRLNLTGIFVELKNNDISFVATDANRLVRYKRVDVAPGVEQSFILPKKASNLLKSSLKDDETAVRVDFNNANAFFSFGDVSLVCRLIDERYPDYNAVIPKENPNKLVIDRGEFLSSVRRISIVSNKTTHQIRLKLAGSNMIISAEDFDQSNEGHERLNCEYEGQDMEIGFNSKYLMDMLTSMDTDKVRFEMSTPNRAGVLLPFENEPSEDMLMLVMPMMLNNY
- a CDS encoding AraC family transcriptional regulator — encoded protein: MNALIHTPDNELKEVIECIWYQSEEQWEYASVSIPFLQQEIIINFGEEFSIQTGNAAFSYTKAGGVSGIYQQQLTTKVSGRYKALGIMFKPQGLHRLLGIDISGLGVPRPLSYIFGTAISSVIAEIEHTKNATDKIKHLERFLLKAAQPAKTAEDVLEFAEITTQEPLQKGRIKQFLDEKRFSHKKFIHAFSEVYGLSPQKYLRLKQVNAAIAQIANHPRIPLVDVALDNGFYDQAHFIRTFKAFTTITPLAYKKAVLEGRVHLSFPNTITL